The genomic interval AGCATTAGTATTATCCATAAAAGGCTTGTGTTGATACATATTTGCATCACTACTTCCTTCGGCTAAAGACACATTAGGCACAACATAATCCGTAAAATGCTGAATAAGCATTTGCACTCCTTTTGCCTCAAGCTGTGGCTTAACATACTCTAAAATCTCCGCAGCAGGGACAGGTGTTGCACCTACTTTAAGTATTTGTGTCATCTCATTGCTTACTTCTTGATTAATTTTACCTTCTTTTTCACTTGAACAAGCCACATAACCCGCTCCCAATGCCAACACAAAAACTAACTGCACAATATTTTTCATAAAACCTCCTTAAACAAAATAAATTAACGATGCTGACGCAAACGTTTAATGAGTAAATCACCGCTTGATTGAATACATTGCACAATCACAATCGTGCATATTACCGCATATGCCAATATATCAGGCTTAAAAGATTGAAAGCCTATGCGATAGGCTAAGTCTCCCAACCCTCCAGCACCTACAACTCCAGCCATAGCAGAAAAGCCAACTAAACTTACAGCTGTAATAGTGATAGCATTAGCAAGTGAGGGCAAACTCTCACTAATCATCATCAAAATAATGCGCATTTTGCTTGCCCCCATACTCATAGTAGCCTCTATAAGCCCTTTATCAACCTCATCAAATGCTCCTTCAAAAAGTCGCGCAATAAAAGGAGTGGCTGCAATAACAAGTGGAATAATCGCAGCAGTGCTTCCAATGCTCGTGCCAATTAAGTATTTTGAAAGAGGCAAAAGCAAAATAATAAGCACGATAAAAGGGAATGAACGCACAACATTGACAATCGCTCCTAAGATTCTATAAAACAAAGGATTTGCTAATATGCCAGAAGGCTTAATCACGCTTAATAATACCCCCAAAGGTAATCCAAAAATCATAGCAAAAAGCGAAGAGAAAAAAACCATATAGAGCGTTTCGCAACACGACTTTACTAAAGTAAAGATTATAGGATTTTCAAAAGTAGAGCGCAAAAATATAAGCCAATGTTTCTCGCAAAAATCTAAAAACTCTAACATAAATGACCCTTCACACTGCCTTAGATTCTATTTTTTGAGAGAGTTGAATAGAATCTGTATTTTGACACATAAGATTCAAATCCTCAATACTCACACCTTGCTCTTTAAGCCACGAGAGTGCTTTGTCTCTTTTATCATCTGTTGCTATAAATTTTAATACTAAATGCCCAACCTCTCCTGTCGCAAGCTCATCAATATTGCCACTTAAAATATTTACATCAACATCAAATTCTCGTATCATTTGACTTACAAGCGGCAAATGTGCGTAAGGACCAGTAAATATAACTTTATATACATTATGCAAATCTTTCAAATGCGAAATAATATGTCCTTCATCTTGAGGTAAAAATGAAATAAGCTCCCGAGTAATGGGATGTTTAGGGGCAGCAAAAACTTCGGCAACGCTGCCACGCTCCACAATAGCACCATCACTCACAACACACATTTTATTGCAAATCTCGCGCACGACCTCAATTTGATGTGTAATCAACACTACACTTAAACCCAAACGTCTTTGAATATCACGCAAGAGGGCAAGAATTGATTTTGTCGTTTTAGTATCAAGAGCCGAAGTTGCCTCATCACATAAAAGCACTTTAGGGTGATTAGCTAATGCTCTTGCTATTGCTACTCTTTGCTTCTGTCCACCACTAAGCTGACTTGGAAAAAAGGAGGCTCGTTCACTTAAACCCACAAGCTCTAAAAGTTCATCAACACGAGGTTTTATCGCTTTTTTATCCCATTTAGCAATCTCCAAGGCAAATGCAACATTATCAAATACATTTCTTGCACTTAAAAGATTAAAATGTTGAAAAATCATACCAATTTTTTGTCTTTGCATTTGCAATTCTTTTTGTTTTAAGCCAAGCATATTCACGCCATCAACAAAGAGTGTGCCACTTGTAGGCTCTTCAAGACGATTGATAATACGTATAAGTGTGCTTTTACCCGCACCTGAATAACCAATAATCCCCATAATATCGCCTTTTGCTACTTCCAAATCTATATTTTTAAGAGCAACAAATCCATTTGGGTAGGTTTTATTGATGTGGTTTAGCTTTATCACACCGCATTCCTTTTAATACTTTTATATTTTTAAAAACTGCGCATTATATCACAAATTTTAAAAATACCCTATGTATTAATTTCCCTGTTTTTTTACATCTGGGGATTATTGGCTTTGTCTATTTTATCCCGTAAAAAAATGTGTAAATCTCTATATTCTTCGTGTGTAAAAAACCGCTTTTTCCCACAAGGTAAGGCATTTAAATGCACAAATCCATAGCTTATGCGTCTTAAATCTAATACTTCACGCCCAAAAGCTCCAAAGAATCGGCGTAACTCCCTATTTTTTCCTTGTGCAATACTAACTTTGATTTTAGAATATCTTCTATCATTTTTAAGAATCTTATAAGAGTTAAAAGGAGCAAACTCCATACTTGTAATATGACTTTTGCTATGTGCTCCAACTCTCGTATCTTCACTAATAAGCCCATTTTCCATAGCACTAATGATTTCTTGGGTGATAAAGCCATTAATTTTAAGAATATATGTGCGCAATAAATCAGATTCCATAAGAGCTCTAGCAACAGGTGTGCTATCGGTAAGAATAAGCAATCCCTCACTTGCAAAATCCAATCGCCCCACATATACAAAATGCTTAAATTTTGCTTCTAAACTCTCGTATATTACTCGCCTACCACGCTCATCACGTTTGCTTACAATTTCGCCTTTGGGTTTATGATATACGATACAAGTAAAGTGCTCCTTGGGAATAATCTTTTTGCCATCAATAAATACTCGTTGATTTGCACCCAAAAGAGAATGTAATGTCGCCTTAGTTTTTTCAATATTAACCCGCCCTTGAGAAATGAGTTTATCAGCCTCACGCCGAGAATATTTTGTATGATGAGCAATATATTGATTAAGGCGCATCTATTTTAAGCCAAATATTGGATTCCCTCCATTTACGCTTCCTCTTGTTTTTATAAGTGAATAATTATTACAACCCGATTCAATTCCATAATCACACGCTAAACCAAAAAGTTCAATCGCTTTACGCTTATCCTGCCTCACACCAAACCCACCATCATAAAGCACACCCAAATTGTTACAACTTTGAATATGCCCACTATCACACGCAAGCGTAAAATATTTTGCTGCATTATAATAATTCTTATCTGCACCATTTGAGCCAGTAGCATACATCCAACCTAAATTTCCACAACCTATAATATCACCTTGCTGACAAGCAACATAATTCATCTCAACATAGCTCATCTTATCTTTTGTCATACCATACACATTATAAGTATTACTCATAAGCCCTAAATTATAACAGCCCAAATCGCTCCCGAGCTGACAAGCGCTATTATAATAAGCTAATGATTTTTGGTAATCTTTTTTGACACCTACGCCATTAGCATACATCCAACCTGCATTAGTACAACCTAGAGAATCTCCCCCTTGACAAGCCACCTCATAGAGCTGTGCTGCTTGAACTTTATCTTCTTTAACGCCCTCACCATTATCATACGCCATTGCAAGATTCGCACACGCCACAGCATCACCACCTGTGCAAGCTTTATAGTAATAATTAACTGCCTTTTGAGGGTCTGGTACACCTGAATTTGCTCCATACATATAAATAAGTCCAGAACCAAAACAACCTGCAGCATTACCTTGATCACAAGAGCGTGCAAAGAGATTCAATGCGCTTTCATAATCTCCATCTCTTGCAAAAACCATTGCTGATTTGAGGGTATTATTTGATTCATTAACATTCTCAAGCATATCCTCAATGGGTGCTCCATTGATTTGATTAGCAGGAGTAAGAGGAGCAGAGCCCAAAAGCCCTGCAGGAATATTTGTATTTTGATTGTTTTGGGTAGGCGATGTAGGCTGAGTATTTTGAGGCAAATTTGATACATTAGGAGCAATAGGATTTGTGGTATTTTGTGAGTTGGGTAAAGGTTGTGTGGAAACTTCCCCTGCCGTCTCCTCTGGCTCTGCAAATCCTATCCCTACAATACATATTATTGCCCACATAAGCGCAAAAATCTTTTTCATCACACTATCCTAAGTAATAAATTTGCCTTTCAAAGCAAATGGCTTTAAGCAAATATAATACCATAATTAATGCAAAGCTGTATTAAGCTCAATTTTTCTATTACTCCTAAAAGCTATCATCTTGCCACTTTGACTATCACAGCGAAAATGAATGCCGTGTTTGCCTGAAAGCTCTCTTCCTTTATAAAAATTATTTTCCTTAATAGCAAATGTATCATTTATTTCAGCAATTTTTGCAGCTTCCTCAGGTGCAATATAAAATACTCCTCCAGCAAGAACAGCAATACCTCCATCAACAATGCACCCATCGCCCAAGCTAATACCGGTGGCACTATTAACGCCTAAAAGACAATTTTTACCAATACTTATAGGCTCGGAATTTCCTCCACTTAATACGCCAAGGATACTCGCACCACCTCCCACATCAGTGCCTTCACCTACCACCACACTTGAGCTAATGCGCCCCTCATTCATACAAGCTCCCATTGCTCCAGCATTGAAATTCACATAACTTGCTCCGGGCATTTGGGTATAGCCACCTGTTCCTAAATACGCTCCAAAGCGCGTTTTGGAACTATCAAGTAGGCGAATATTATCATATTGTGGAATCACCTGCATTAGGTATCGTGGAAACTTATCTACAAAATCAATATGAGGAAACTCGCCCTCCATTTTAAGACGAATCTCATTTTCTCTTAGCCATTCCAATTCATAGGGTTTATTGCCGCTCCAAGCGACATTTTGCAGCAATCCAAAAATACCATCAAGTTGCAAAGAACGCAAAGGCGCTTTGCCTAAAGATAAAGCCAAAAGTTTAAGATATGCAGATTCTACGCTTTCGCATTTTTCATCTTTATAGATAACACAGAATCTATACCGAGCTCTACCACCCTTTGTTTTTAGCTTGCCTTTATTTGCTTGTTTTTTAAGCTCTAAAATGACTTGAATATTTTTGTGCGTTTGAGAATCGCTTAATGCCTCATTTAAGAAGGGAGTGTAAAGCTCAAGTGCCTTATGCACAAATTCCTGATTAATGCCATACACCGCTTCATTATCACTTTGAGCTATGAGTTCACCAGCTTTTGCACTCTCACATAGCACGGCATAAGTGCCGAGATTCTCTCCTTTCCAATTCATCGTAGGATAAGTTGCGCACAACACTGCCTTAGACTTTTTACCAATCTCCACACGCGCAATACCAAAACCTAATGGTTCTTTATACGTTGCTGACTTTTGGTATTCATCAACAAATAACTTAAATTTCTCAATGCCCATATATTCTCCTTAATTCCTTTAATGATATAAAATTTGTAACTTGGTATTTTACATTATTTATTCTAAGATAACAAATAGTAAGTAAAAGCAACATTAATCCCCATTTAATGCAAAAAAGCAAGAAGTTTAAATTATACAATCTAAAATCTTGCATTCATAAAAAAGTTAAAGAGTGATTTTATAAGCTCTTAGAATACTTACAAACAAATGGATTCTATACATTGCTAAAGTTTGTCGGTTTTTGGCACAGCGATTTTACCACCATACAAAGAATTTATTTTGACAATATCTTTTAGCAAATTATCTATATTTGTTACAACCTGCTTGTTTTTTATTTTATATCGTTTTGCAAGTTCTTTTATATCTGTATATGTGATATATACATTATTTTTAGAATCTTGCCATACAGAAATCTTGAGAGGCAGATGAGTGGCTATTTGCTGATTCTCTTGCATCAAAAGCGTTCCAACTTTTGGATTCCCAAAAACTATTACCTTTGTAGGATTAAGTTCTAATCCTGCTTCTTTAGCATTTTTGCTATGGTCAAATTCTGCAAAAATGGGTATATTCTTTTGCATTATAGTATTTTTAATGTTTTTATAAGTAGTATCAAAATTATATGTGCTTTTTAGTGCCTCTGCACTGTTTGCTATTTGAGCTATGGCAAACAAAGAAAATATGATTTTTTTAATACCCATTGAAATTCTCCTTAAACTTAAATTCATTTAATATCCTAACTCATATTCCGAACTTGATTTAAAGGCATTTTTATATGGTGCGTCCCACCAACTACAAAAATCAAGTGCGTGTGTCTTCCTACAATCTGCCGATGGCTCACGAGCAGGTGTTAGCCCACAACTACAAAATAAAAGAGGAATAAACAAAAGCAATATTATTTTCAAATATCCTCCTATGCGCTAGACACAATACTTATACAAGAAAAAATGCAATAAATATTAAAGCATTTTGATATTTATAGAATCTAGCAAAAAATAATCAAAATTTCTAAACAAAAATCACTCTTTACATTTTAGTGATTATTCCTATAATAAATTTTATTTTAAGTTTTGTATGCTAAAATCTCACTTCACAAAAAATAATTTGCATAAAAGGGGATAAAATGATAACGATAAGTAGAATATTAATATGTGGAGGGGTAACCTGCTGTCTATGTCTTTTTGGATATGCCGATGAGATAGGCAATGAAACTTTTTCGGATACGACAGAATCTACAAAAGAAAAGTCATCTTCAAGTGCAACGCGCAATGTCAAATTACAAAAATCTATCGTTACTGCTGCTTCAGGGAGTGAGAAAAATGTAATTGATGCTCCAGCATCTGTAAATATTATTACCAAAGAAGAATTAGAGCAAAAACCTTATAGAGACTTAGGCGAAGCTCTCAAAGAAGTGCCCGGCGTGAGCCTTGATGAAACCTCCAACAAACTCGGTGCTTCTGCTATTTCTATTCGTGGTATGCCTTCAGGTTATACACTTTTTTTAGTTGATGGCTTAAGGCAAAATCCTAGCGGCGATGTAGCTACTGCAAATTTAGGTGCTGGTGTGTATAACACTTTTATCCCTCCAATGGGTGCTATTGAGCGTATTGAAGTTATCAAGGGACCTATGAGCACACTCTATGGAAGTGATGCGATAGGGGGTGTTGTAAATATCATCACTAAACCTATTACAGATAAATGGCACACTTCTTTTCAATCTCAAATCATTGTGCCCCAATCCTCTACTTTTGGTAATACTTATCAAAACTCACTTTGGACACAAGGTGGGCTTACAAAACACTTAGGGCTAACTTTTAGGGTGCGTCAAATTCATAAAAATCCAAGCGATAGACCCAAAAATGATTTAGGGCAAGATGTTTCTACTTTTTTTGGCACAAAATTTTCATTACTTAATGTCGGCACAAGGCTCACTTGGCTACCTGATAGTAAAAATATGCTCTATGCCGATGTAGATTACACAACATCAAACTATGATAATCGCAAAGGAGAAATAGGAACACTTGGTGTAGATGTTAACGGGAGAGGAGGCTATGAAAAAAATGTGGGTGTAGATAAGATTCTCGGGGCTATTGGACATAAAGGCTCTTATGATTTTGGGACTTGGAAAAATACCCTGCAATTTATGCGAACAAACAATACGGGAAGACTTGTAGCAGGCAATACTAACTCTCCAAATATTGGTAAAAATAGAGATATTGCTTCTAATGATGTGATCGCCGACACGCGACTTTTGCTTCCTTTAGGAGAAAGCAATATTTTAAATGTCGGCGCAGAATATCGCTTTGAGAATTATTACGATTTAGCTGCTACTCCTGCAAGTCATAATCGCCATACTTTCGCACTTTTTGCTGAAGATGAATATAATATCTTTGAACCGCTTACTTTTACTCTCGGAGCGAGGTATAATCATAATGATAAGTTTGGCTCAAATATCAGTCCGCGCGCATATCTTGTATATGAGATTCTTGATGGTTTTGCTCTTAAAGGCGGAGTAGCCACAGGATATAAAGCTCCTTATGCCAATCAACTCATTGACGCGGTATATGGCTATGGAAGTCAAGGCACACTTGCTTTTTTAGGTAATCCAAACCTTAAACCAGAAACTTCAGTGAGCTATGAAATAGGCACTATTTTTGATGGGAGATATATTGATTTTTCTTTAATGTTTTTCCGCTCAAATTTTAAAGACAAAATTGAAAACACAAGGGTGAATAAAAATGCAAATGGTGCTTTTTATGAAATTACTTGCCAAAATTACGGAGGAACAAATACTCAATGTAATCTCGCTATTAATGCAGATAGTGCATTTTCTCAAGGTGTAGAATCTAGCTTTGGCATTAAACCCATTTATGGCGTAGGATTTGATGTGGCTTATACCTTTGTGGATTCTGAAATTACTTCAGGAAGCAATAAAGGCAGACCTCTTTCAAGTGTGGCAAAGCACAACATCGTGTCTAAGCTTATCTTTACACATAAGAAATTCCATCTTTATGTGCAAGGGCAACACAAAGCAGGGTTGCTTAACACAAATGCATTAGGCAATACACCAGATGCCATAGCAATTAGAAATATACTTGGTGGCACATACTACAAACCTTATACGATTGTTAATCTCGGTTTAGGTTATAAAATTACAGAATCTATCCGCTTAAATGGTGGTGTGTATAATCTCTTTGATACAAATTTTATTGATTTTAGGAATTATAGTGCTAGTGGCAATGTCAATATGCACGGAGCTTATATTCAAGAGGGGCGCAGATATTGGGCAAATATCACACTTGATTTTTAAACTATTCAAGTTTAGTTTAATCTTTGAGAATATATAATTCTTGCAAATTATCTAATGATTCGTGATAATTTACCTATATAATACTTACAGGAGTTTAAAATGGGCAAACGAGTAGAACACGATTTTATTGGCGAACTAGAGATTGCCGATGATATGTATTATGGTGTGCAAACCTTTAGAGCATTACAAAATTTCAATATTACAGGCGATAAGCTAAGTAGCTATCCAAGCTTTATCAAGGCTTTTGCGCAAGTAAAAAAAGCTGCTTGTTTGGCAAATTATGAACTTAAATTGCTTGATGAGCAAAAAAAAGATGCTATTTGCAAAGCTTGTGATAGGCTTATTGCAGGCGAGCTAAGAGAGCAATTTGTAGTAGATATGCTTCAAGGTGGAGCTGGAACAAGCACAAATATGAACACAAATGAAGTTGTAGCAAATTTGGCATTAGAGATTATGGGACATAAAAAAGGTGAATATCAATACTGCCACCCAAATGACCACGTCAATCTCTCACAATCTACAAATGATTCATATCCCACTGCTATTCACGTAGCACTATATGACGAGCTTTCAGCTCTTGCCAAAGATATGGAAGTGCTAAAAGAATCTTTTAATAAAAAATCTCAAGAATTTAAAGATGTGCTTAAAATGGGGCGAACTCAACTTCAAGATGCTGTGCCTATGACTTTAGGACAAGAGTTTCACACTTTTGCAGTGATGATGGGAGAAGATATTGCGCGTGTGCTTGAAGCAAGAAACCTTGTAACTGAAATCAATATGGGTGGGACCGCAATTGGGACAGGCATAAACTCACACCCTGATTATCCTAAAATTGTCCAAAAGAAACTCTGTGAGGTTACAGGACACCCTTTCAAAACTGCAGATGACCTCATTGAGGCCACACAAGATACAGGTGCGTATGTGCAAGTAAGTGGTGTGCTTAAAAGAGTAGCTGTGAAACTCTCTAAAGTCTGTAATGACTTACGACTACTAAGCTCTGGACCAAGAGCGGGGCTTAATGAAATCAACCTCCCCAAAATGCAGCCCGGAAGCTCCATTATGCCCGGTAAAGTAAATCCTGTAATCCCTGAAGTTGTTAATCAAGTATGCTATGCAGTGATTGGTAATGATGTAACTGTGAGCTTTGCAAGTGAGGGCGGACAATTGCAGCTTAATGTATTTGAGCCTGTGATTGCTTATGGATTATTTAACTCTATTTCTATGATGAGAAATGCTATGCTTACACTTGCAAGCAAATGTATTGACGGAATCACTGCAAATGAAAAGATTTGTAGTGATTTTGTTTATAATAGCATTGGTATTGTTACAGCTCTTAATCCTTATATTGGCTATGAGAATTCTGCATCAATTGCTAAAGAATCTTTACAAACAGGCAAACCTGTTAAAGAAATTGCATTAGAAAGAAAGCTTTTAAGCGAAGAGCAACTCAATGAGATTTTTCAACCAAAAAATATGCTCAATCCACATATGAGCGCAGAAGATAAGGCGAAATTCCAAAAAAATTCGCCTTTTGCATAATCTCTTTGTAAAGTGTTTTTAGAGGAGTAGCCAAAGGCACTTCTTTAAAACTTACAATTTCATTTTTTAAGGATTTTTTATGGAAATAATATTACTGGTTTTACAAGTAGCAGTGCTACTTGGTGCGATTTTCTTAGGTATCCGACTAGGAGGTATGGCGATAGGCTATGCTGGAGGATTCGGTGTTGTAGTGCTTTGTCTCGTGCTCGGTATGAAACCCGGAGATATTCCTTGGGACGTGATTTTAATCATTATGTCTGTGATTGCAGCGATTGCGGCAATGCAACTTGCTGGTGGGCTAGACTATATGGTGCAAGTGGCAGAAAAAATCTTGCGCAAGAATCCAAAATACATTAACTACCTTGCTCCAACGGTTACATATTTCCTTACATTCTTAGCTGGCACTGGGCATACAGCATTTTCAATGATACCTGTGATTGTAGAAGTGGCAAAAGAGCAAAACATTAAACCTTCCGCACCTCTTTCAATCGCCGTTGTCGCAAGTCAGATTGCTATCACTGCATCGCCTGTAAGTGCTGCAGTGGTGTATATGAGTGGTGCTCTTGAAGATTTTGGCTGGAATTACCCTACATTGCTACTTGTATGGCTTATTACAACTTTTGCCGCTTGTATGCTTACTGCATTTGTGGTGAGCAAGTTTTTCCCACTTGATTTAAGCAAGGACATCATCTATCAAGAACGATTAAAAGCGGGACTTGTTAAGCCTTCTGTTGGTGCACAACATATTGAACTCAAAAAAGGTGCAAAACTAAGTGTAGGAATTTTCTTATTAGGTGTGCTCTGCGTGGTGATTTATGCCACTTCAATTTCTGATGTTGTGCGTAAGCCTTTCTTGGATATCCTAAATGGTGTGATTGTAAGCAATAATGGACAAGGGCTTATGGCAGGTATTGCTGAATTTATGAGAGGCTACATTGACCCAGTGAGATTACCACGCGATGGAGCGATTATGGCATTTATGTTAGCTATTGCTACTTGTATTACGATTTTTTGCAAGATAGATACAGGCAAACTTCTTGAAGCCAGCACTTTTAAGGCAGGTATGACAGCTTGTATTTGTGTGCTAGGCGTTGCTTGGCTTGGCAATACCTTTGTCGCCGGATACAAAAAAGAAATTGGAGATTTAGCAAGCAACCTTGTAGGTGATTATCCTGCACTTTTAGCAGTGGCACTTTTCTTTGCAAGTATGTTGCTTTACTCTCAGGCAGCAACAGCAAAGGCTATTATGCCTGTGGTCATTGGTGCACTTGGCATAACTGCGGCTACTCCAGAATCTTCCTACATTCTTGTAGCAAGCTTTGCAGCAGTTTCTGCTCTCTTCGTATTGCCCACATACCCTACCCTGCTTGGTGCAGTACAAATGGACGATACCGGCTCAACGCGTATTGGTAAATATGTCTTTAACCATAGCTTTATTGTGCCCGGCACACTTGCGATAATCTTTGCAGTAGGGCTTGGGTTTATAGTCACTCCTCTCTTTGCTTAAGATGTCTCTATATGCAGGAGCATTCAATGAATATCCTTGCGTATAGATTCTATTTTATTATTTATGTAAAATATATTGTTTTTTCTATTTGTTGGTATTTTCTTAAAAAATCATTTATATTGATAACATAAAAACTATTTTTATTAAACTTAGTTTAAAAAAGGTCGTATTATGAACATTTTTTCTCGTCTAAATGTTGGTGCAAAGGTAGCGTGTGTAGTAACTGCATTTGTAGTAATTTGTGTAAGCATATTGGCATTTTTTATTATTTCCGCTTCAAAGCATTCACTTGAAGAACAAGCTCATAGAATTGTAGAACAGGCCTCTTATCGCTACGGCAATATCCTTGATATGGTAAGTTCAGAGGTGCTTGATACATTATTTGTTGGTGCTACTGCTATTAATACTCAAATTGAGCACAATACTATCAGTGCCGAGCGTCTAAAGGATATTGTCACTGCAATTCCTAATAATATCAACAGCATTGAGTATGCGTATTTATTTATGCCTCAATTTATGGGTGAAGAACTCATCATTCTCGCACAATCAAATGGAAAAGAGGGACAAAAAGCTGCCATTATCAAGTCCGAACCCATCATTAAAACATTTACATCTATACAAGGTGCTATTGCAAACAATAAACCGAGTTTGTCGCACCCTGCAATCATCAATTTTCAAAATAAAGAGTTATATGCACAGGGCTTTGGTGTCCCCATACACGATAAAAATGGCAAAGTTATAGGTGCATTAGGTGCTTTTATAAATTTTGCCAATATTGGGATTCCTCTATTAAGCGAAGAGGCTAGAGTTTTTAATGATGACCAAAGGTTTGTTATAGATGAGCAAGGCACGATAATCATCAATCAAAATCAAAATTTTATAGGCAAAAAGCTTGATGAAATCGTTCCAACACAAGAAACAAAAAATATTATTATTGCTGCCAAAGAGGGAAAAAATGGTATTTTCCCTTACCGCACAGCTGCAGGAATTGAAGGTATCGTCGGTATGCGCTCTATAAAGCCACTCAATGAGGGTAATATGTATTGGAATGTCTTATCATATATCCCCAATAAATCCATTAATGAACCACTTGTAGAACTTCTATGGATTATTATTGCTTGTAGCATAGGGACAATATTAATTATTGTCATAGGCACAATGTATTATTTACGCACCTGTGTAGCTAAACGCATACGATTAATACTTAACGCACTTACAAGCTTTTTTGCCTATCTCAACCACGAACGCAAAGATGCACCACAACCTCTTAAGATTGTTGCTCAAGATGAATTAGGTGAAATGGGTAATGCTATTAATGATAATATTCAAAAAACAAAAGCTGGTTTAGAACAAGATTCTAAAGCTGTAGAACAATCAGTTTTAACTGCAAAAACCATAGAATCTGGAGACTTTAGAGCAAGAATTACAGAAACTCCTCATAATCCACAGCTTAATGAATTAAAAAATGTGCTTAATCATATGCTTGATGATTTACAAACAAAAATAGGAAGTGATACCAATGAAATAGCAAGAGTATTCGATAGCTATACTAAACTCGACTTCACCACAGAAGTAAAAGATGCAAGTGGTAGAGTAGAAGTTGTTACAAATACTCTAGGAGAAGAAATTAGAAAAATGCTCTCAACAAGTTCAAACTTTGCTCAAACATTAAGTAATGAAGCTAAATCTCTTGCTCAAGCAGTAACTAATCTTACTAATTTAACAAATTCCCAAGCTTCCTCTTTAGAACAAACAGCTCAAGCAGTAGAAGAGATTACAAGTTCTATGCAAAATGTAAGTGGTAAGACTGGAGAAGTTATCCAACAAAGTGAAGATATTAAAAATGTTATAGGTATCATTAGAGATATAGCAGACCAAACAAACTTACTTGCTCTTAATGCAGCAATAGAAGCTGCAAGAGCAGGAGAACACGGAAGAGGATTTGCTGTTGTTGCAGATGAGGTGCGAAAATTAGCCGAGAGAACTCAAAAGAGCTTAGGAGAGATTGAAGCTAATACAAATCTCTTAGTGCAAAGTATTAATGATATGGGAGAATCTATTAGAGAGCAAACT from Helicobacter hepaticus ATCC 51449 carries:
- a CDS encoding anaerobic C4-dicarboxylate transporter: MEIILLVLQVAVLLGAIFLGIRLGGMAIGYAGGFGVVVLCLVLGMKPGDIPWDVILIIMSVIAAIAAMQLAGGLDYMVQVAEKILRKNPKYINYLAPTVTYFLTFLAGTGHTAFSMIPVIVEVAKEQNIKPSAPLSIAVVASQIAITASPVSAAVVYMSGALEDFGWNYPTLLLVWLITTFAACMLTAFVVSKFFPLDLSKDIIYQERLKAGLVKPSVGAQHIELKKGAKLSVGIFLLGVLCVVIYATSISDVVRKPFLDILNGVIVSNNGQGLMAGIAEFMRGYIDPVRLPRDGAIMAFMLAIATCITIFCKIDTGKLLEASTFKAGMTACICVLGVAWLGNTFVAGYKKEIGDLASNLVGDYPALLAVALFFASMLLYSQAATAKAIMPVVIGALGITAATPESSYILVASFAAVSALFVLPTYPTLLGAVQMDDTGSTRIGKYVFNHSFIVPGTLAIIFAVGLGFIVTPLFA
- a CDS encoding TonB-dependent receptor domain-containing protein gives rise to the protein MITISRILICGGVTCCLCLFGYADEIGNETFSDTTESTKEKSSSSATRNVKLQKSIVTAASGSEKNVIDAPASVNIITKEELEQKPYRDLGEALKEVPGVSLDETSNKLGASAISIRGMPSGYTLFLVDGLRQNPSGDVATANLGAGVYNTFIPPMGAIERIEVIKGPMSTLYGSDAIGGVVNIITKPITDKWHTSFQSQIIVPQSSTFGNTYQNSLWTQGGLTKHLGLTFRVRQIHKNPSDRPKNDLGQDVSTFFGTKFSLLNVGTRLTWLPDSKNMLYADVDYTTSNYDNRKGEIGTLGVDVNGRGGYEKNVGVDKILGAIGHKGSYDFGTWKNTLQFMRTNNTGRLVAGNTNSPNIGKNRDIASNDVIADTRLLLPLGESNILNVGAEYRFENYYDLAATPASHNRHTFALFAEDEYNIFEPLTFTLGARYNHNDKFGSNISPRAYLVYEILDGFALKGGVATGYKAPYANQLIDAVYGYGSQGTLAFLGNPNLKPETSVSYEIGTIFDGRYIDFSLMFFRSNFKDKIENTRVNKNANGAFYEITCQNYGGTNTQCNLAINADSAFSQGVESSFGIKPIYGVGFDVAYTFVDSEITSGSNKGRPLSSVAKHNIVSKLIFTHKKFHLYVQGQHKAGLLNTNALGNTPDAIAIRNILGGTYYKPYTIVNLGLGYKITESIRLNGGVYNLFDTNFIDFRNYSASGNVNMHGAYIQEGRRYWANITLDF
- the aspA gene encoding aspartate ammonia-lyase; this translates as MGKRVEHDFIGELEIADDMYYGVQTFRALQNFNITGDKLSSYPSFIKAFAQVKKAACLANYELKLLDEQKKDAICKACDRLIAGELREQFVVDMLQGGAGTSTNMNTNEVVANLALEIMGHKKGEYQYCHPNDHVNLSQSTNDSYPTAIHVALYDELSALAKDMEVLKESFNKKSQEFKDVLKMGRTQLQDAVPMTLGQEFHTFAVMMGEDIARVLEARNLVTEINMGGTAIGTGINSHPDYPKIVQKKLCEVTGHPFKTADDLIEATQDTGAYVQVSGVLKRVAVKLSKVCNDLRLLSSGPRAGLNEINLPKMQPGSSIMPGKVNPVIPEVVNQVCYAVIGNDVTVSFASEGGQLQLNVFEPVIAYGLFNSISMMRNAMLTLASKCIDGITANEKICSDFVYNSIGIVTALNPYIGYENSASIAKESLQTGKPVKEIALERKLLSEEQLNEIFQPKNMLNPHMSAEDKAKFQKNSPFA